A single genomic interval of Malania oleifera isolate guangnan ecotype guangnan chromosome 13, ASM2987363v1, whole genome shotgun sequence harbors:
- the LOC131146662 gene encoding transcription factor BIM1 encodes MEIPQPRSFGTEGRKPTHEFLSLYSPVQQDPRPSQGGYLTTHDFLQPLERGGKNISKVENTAEMTSEKPPPLASPTSVEHILPGGIGTYSISHIPSYFNQRVPKPEATTFTVAEGSSTDRNEETSNCSSYTGSGFTLWEESVLKKGKNRKENLGESHLKEPGVKLGQWTTERPSQSSFAHNSSFSSLSSSQPSGQKSQSFIDIIKSVKGAHEEEEYEDEEFILKKEASLHKGDLAVKVDGKSIDQRANTPRSKHSATEQRRRSKINDRFQMLRELIPHSDQKRDKASFLLEVIEYIQFLQEKVHKYEGSCQGWNHEPAKVIPWTNSHRPAESLSNQTRGINNASSPALLFAAKIDENNINVSPTIPRKANIRGEADVGTATTFRGMDHQPGLAAVPLPTSLPPNVFNPSGNSGTVSQVPHRAASDAENTSGPQSQLWHGRSCTTDCAAASDKLKEREMNVEGGTINISSVYSQGLLNTLTKALQSSGVDLSQASISVQIDLGKRANGRQAVPSSIRKDNGVLSDDRAMARSRVSSCGDESDHAQKRLRMSKS; translated from the exons ATGGAGATTCCTCAACCTCGGTCCTTTGGAACAGAAG GGAGGAAACCAACACATGAATTTCTGTCGCTGTATTCACCGGTTCAGCAAGATCCACGACCTTCTCAAG GAGGCTACCTTACAACTCATGATTTCCTTCAACCATTGGAACGGGGAGGGAAGAACATATCCAAGGTAGAGAACACAGCTGAGATGACTTCTGAGAAGCCTCCACCTCTTGCTTCTCCAACTTCAGTTGAGCACATCCTTCCTGGAGGCATTGGGACGTATAGCATAAGCCACATTCCATCATATTTCAATCAAAGGGTTCCAAAGCCGGAGGCAACAACATTCACAGTGGCTGAAGGAAGTAGTACTGATAGAAATGAGGAAACTTCCAATTGCAGTTCTTACACTGGAAGTGGTTTCACTTTGTGGGAAGAATCTGTATTGAAGAAGGGGAAGAACAGGAAGGAGAATTTGGGAGAAAGCCATCTAAAAG AGCCAGGGGTAAAGTTGGGGCAGTGGACAACAGAGCGGCCATCACAGTCTTCTTTCGCACATAACAGCAGCTTCAGCTCTCTTTCTTCCTCTCA GCCATCAGGGCAGAAGAGCCAGAGCTTCATTGATATAATAAAATCTGTGAAGGGTGCTCATGAAGAGGAGGAATATGAAGATGAAGAATTCATTCTTAAGAAGGAAGCCTCTTTGCACAAAG GGGATTTGGCTGTTAAAGTTGATGGGAAGAGCATTGATCAGAGGGCTAACACCCCACGATCAAAACACTCTGCAACCGAGCAGCGTAGAAGGAGCAAGATCAATGATAG ATTTCAAATGTTGAGAGAGCTTATCCCACACAGTGACCAAAAGAGGGATAAGGCATCCTTCTTACTAGAG GTTATCGAATATATTCAATTTTTACAGGAAAAGGTACACAAGTATGAGGGATCATGCCAAGGATGGAATCATGAACCAGCAAAAGTTATACCTTGG ACAAACAGTCACAGACCTGCAGAAAGTCTCAGCAATCAAACTAGAGGCATAAATAACGCATCTAGTCCAGCATTATTATTTGCAGCAAAGATCGATGAGAACAATATCAATGTCTCCCCCACCATTCCCAGGAAAGCAAATATCAGAGGTGAAGCTGACGTAGGTACTGCAACAACCTTCAGAGGAATGGATCACCAACCTGGATTAGCGGCTGTGCCCCTTCCAACGTCATTGCCACCTAATGTATTTAATCCTTCTGGGAATAGTGGTACAGTATCCCAAGTTCCACATAGAGCAGCATCTGATGCAGAGAACACATCTGGGCCTCAATCTCAGCTATGGCATGGCAGATCATGTACAACTGATTGTGCTGCTGCTAGTGATAAACTGAAAGAACGAGAAATGAATGTTGAAGGTGGTACAATTAACATTTCAAGTGTGTATTCTCAagg CTTGTTGAATACTTTGACAAAAGCACTACAAAGTTCTGGCGTGGATTTGTCACAGGCCAGCATCTCAGTGCAAATTGATCTAGGAAAGCGAGCAAATGGCAGGCAGGCTGTTCCATCTTCCATTAGAAAG GATAATGGGGTTCTGTCTGATGATCGAGCAATGGCACGTTCAAGAGTTTCAAGCTGCGGCGACGAGTCTGATCATGCCCAAAAGAGGCTCAGAATGAGCAAAAGCTAG